Proteins encoded within one genomic window of Glycine soja cultivar W05 chromosome 1, ASM419377v2, whole genome shotgun sequence:
- the LOC114412979 gene encoding squamosa promoter-binding-like protein 8, translating into MLDYEWGNPSTIILAGNEGGTTGKPDQTRRQIFDHNFTMLSNNNILQGVSHQYHHHFNPPQPHQHHAFFDPRAFQSAFTTSFSPPPRSMLSLNSIPPLATPHCGLGFLLMHKPDDVMNFEGSAHRLGHGPGLGLNLGGRTYFDPFNDNTVNRLYRTKTVESVTTLSSNLPRCQAEGCNADLSDAKHYHRRHKVCEYHSKAATVVAAGLTQRFCQQCSRFHLLSEFDNGKRSCRKRLADHNRRRRKTQQIAQEIHKSQHSLDNVARSLPESGAQSSSSSGKVAVRVTP; encoded by the exons ATGTTGGATTATGAGTGGGGGAACCCATCAACGATCATACTCGCCGGAAATGAAGGTGGCACCACCGGCAAACCCGACCAGACTCGCCGACAAATCTTCGATCACAACTTCACCATGCTATCTAACAACAACATTCTACAAGGTGTCTCCCATCAGTATCATCACCACTTCAACCCACCACAACCGCATCAGCACCACGCCTTCTTCGACCCACGCGCCTTCCAAAGCGCGTTCACCACTTCCTTCTCTCCACCACCACGTTCCATGTTGTCGCTTAACTCAATCCCACCTTTGGCCACCCCCCACTGTGGGCTTGGATTTCTGCTCATGCACAAGCCTGATGATGTCATGAACTTCGAGGGCTCTGCTCACAGACTTGGGCATGGGCCTGGACTTGGGCTTAACCTCGGAGGCCGCACCTACTTTGATCCGTTCAATGACAACACGGTCAACCGACTCTACCGAACTAAGACGGTAGAGTCGGTTACGACGTTGTCGTCGAATTTGCCACGGTGTCAGGCGGAAGGATGCAATGCGGACCTTTCCGACGCGAAGCACTACCACCGCCGCCACAAGGTGTGCGAGTATCACTCCAAGGCCGCCACTGTCGTTGCTGCCGGGTTGACTCAGCGATTCTGCCAACAGTGTAGCAG atTCCACCTTCTTTCAGAATTTGACAATGGGAAACGGAGCTGCAGGAAGAGACTGGCAGATCATAATCGTCGCAGAAGAAAAACTCAGCAGATTGCTCAAGAAATTCACAAATCTCAGCATTCTTTGGACAATGTTGCAA GGTCCTTACCTGAATCTGGAGCTCAATCTTCGTCGTCGTCGGGGAAGGTGGCAGTACGTGTCACCCCCTGA